A genomic window from Cryobacterium sp. SO2 includes:
- a CDS encoding LysR substrate-binding domain-containing protein: MLDVHRLLLLRELAIRGTMAAVAESLAYSPSAVSQQLSLLEKETGSVLLRKSGRRVQLTPQAEILVKAANELSNILERAEAELLASHTSVRGRVRVAVFQSAALALMPSALKAMSVDYPDVRVEMVQKEPEEALHETWARDFDMVIAEQYPAHSAPWLPGLDRQDLTTDAIRLAVPNASAGLALADMRERAWVMEPRGSASRHFAEQACRSAGFEPDVRYEAADLQSQIRLIESGNAVGLMPDLVWTGRETSCRLIDLPGNPRRTIFTAQREAGLGSPAASALVRALERAAREQRSPRGA; this comes from the coding sequence GTGTTGGACGTGCACCGACTGCTCCTGCTGCGGGAACTCGCGATCCGCGGCACCATGGCCGCCGTCGCCGAGTCGCTGGCCTACAGCCCGTCCGCGGTGTCGCAGCAGCTGAGTCTGCTCGAGAAGGAGACCGGCAGCGTTCTGCTGCGGAAGTCCGGGCGCCGGGTGCAGCTGACCCCGCAGGCGGAGATCCTGGTGAAGGCGGCGAACGAGCTGTCCAACATCCTGGAACGTGCCGAGGCGGAACTGCTGGCGTCGCACACGAGCGTGCGCGGCCGGGTGCGCGTGGCCGTGTTCCAGTCCGCCGCCCTGGCGCTGATGCCGTCCGCGCTCAAGGCGATGTCGGTGGACTACCCGGATGTGCGGGTCGAGATGGTGCAGAAGGAACCTGAGGAGGCGCTGCACGAGACCTGGGCCCGGGACTTCGACATGGTCATCGCCGAGCAGTACCCGGCGCACTCCGCGCCGTGGCTGCCCGGCCTCGACCGGCAGGATCTCACGACCGACGCCATCCGTCTCGCGGTGCCGAACGCCTCGGCCGGGCTGGCGCTGGCCGACATGCGCGAACGGGCCTGGGTGATGGAGCCCCGCGGCAGCGCCTCCCGGCACTTCGCTGAGCAGGCCTGCCGCTCGGCGGGGTTCGAACCCGATGTGCGGTACGAGGCCGCCGACCTGCAGTCGCAGATCCGGTTGATCGAATCAGGCAACGCCGTGGGGCTCATGCCCGACCTGGTCTGGACCGGGCGGGAGACCTCGTGCCGCCTGATCGACCTGCCCGGGAATCCGCGGCGCACCATCTTCACCGCGCAACGCGAGGCCGGCCTCGGCTCGCCCGCCGCGAGCGCCCTGGTGCGCGCGCTCGAGCGGGCGGCGCGGGAACAGCGCTCGCCCCGAGGAGCCTAG
- a CDS encoding ATP-binding cassette domain-containing protein: MNTPAIQLHGLRKSYGSTLVLDGIDLSVSAGTVTALLGPNGAGKTTTVHILSTLLRPDGGTALVNGCDVVRDHDDVRAAIGLTGQFSAVDGLLSGEENLLLMARLRHFAPKRAKARTAELLEQFDLVEAARKPLATYSGGMRRRLDLAMTLVATPSVIFLDEPTTGLDPRSRHTMWDIVRGLVADGSTVLLTTQHLEEADRLADRIAVLDGGRIVAEGTPDELKRLVPGGHIRLRFRDAAALDSAARLLDESARDNAALELTVPSGGGVGTLRAVLDRLDAANLEIDDLSIHTPDLDDVFFALTGVTEPSGPTDTKGSPS; encoded by the coding sequence ATGAACACCCCAGCGATCCAACTCCACGGGCTGCGCAAGTCCTACGGCTCCACACTCGTGCTCGACGGCATCGACCTCTCCGTGAGCGCGGGCACCGTCACGGCGCTGCTCGGGCCGAACGGCGCCGGCAAGACCACAACCGTACACATCCTGTCCACGCTCCTGCGGCCAGACGGCGGCACCGCACTCGTGAACGGATGCGATGTCGTGCGCGACCACGACGACGTGCGCGCCGCCATCGGCCTCACCGGCCAGTTCTCCGCCGTCGACGGCCTGCTCTCGGGCGAGGAGAACCTGCTGCTGATGGCCCGGCTGCGCCACTTCGCGCCGAAGCGCGCCAAGGCGCGCACGGCCGAGCTGCTCGAGCAGTTCGACCTCGTCGAAGCGGCCCGCAAGCCCCTCGCCACCTACTCCGGCGGCATGCGCCGCCGCCTCGACCTCGCGATGACCCTGGTCGCCACCCCGAGCGTGATCTTCCTCGACGAGCCCACTACGGGCCTGGATCCGCGCAGCCGCCACACGATGTGGGACATCGTGCGTGGCCTGGTCGCAGACGGCAGCACCGTGCTGCTCACCACACAACACCTCGAGGAGGCGGACCGGCTCGCCGACCGCATCGCCGTGCTCGACGGTGGCCGGATCGTGGCCGAGGGCACCCCCGACGAGCTCAAGCGGCTCGTGCCCGGTGGCCACATCCGGCTTCGCTTTCGCGATGCCGCGGCGCTCGACTCCGCGGCCCGCCTGCTCGACGAGTCAGCGCGCGACAACGCCGCCCTCGAGCTCACCGTGCCCAGCGGCGGCGGCGTCGGAACGCTGCGCGCCGTACTCGATCGCCTTGATGCGGCCAACCTCGAGATCGACGATCTCAGCATCCACACCCCGGACCTCGATGACGTGTTCTTCGCCCTGACCGGCGTGACGGAGCCATCCGGCCCGACCGACACGAAAGGATCCCCGTCATGA
- a CDS encoding YciI family protein, whose translation MKYMLIMRATDAARQDYEKADFTEIIEKMGAYNEALLKAGVMLAGDGLADSMADNFVVDFSAETPIVTDGPYGETHELFSGFWMIQVASKEEAVEWASRCPLGPGSKLEVRRVTEMSDFGEFADNPVLQQQETWRAESGQV comes from the coding sequence ATGAAGTACATGCTGATCATGCGAGCAACAGACGCCGCCCGCCAGGACTACGAGAAGGCGGACTTCACCGAGATCATCGAGAAGATGGGCGCATACAACGAGGCCCTGTTGAAGGCCGGCGTGATGCTCGCCGGTGACGGCCTCGCCGACTCGATGGCCGACAACTTCGTTGTGGACTTCTCCGCGGAGACCCCCATCGTGACCGACGGCCCCTACGGCGAAACCCACGAGCTCTTCAGCGGCTTCTGGATGATCCAGGTCGCCTCGAAGGAGGAGGCGGTGGAGTGGGCCAGCCGCTGCCCGCTCGGCCCCGGGTCGAAGCTCGAGGTGCGCCGGGTCACCGAGATGAGCGACTTCGGCGAGTTCGCCGACAACCCGGTTCTGCAGCAGCAGGAGACCTGGCGCGCGGAGAGCGGCCAGGTCTAG
- a CDS encoding RNA polymerase sigma factor: MADVRRTVEAVWRIESARIVATLAKMTGDVALAEDLAQEAVVDALRQWPESGIPENPGAWLTAVAKRKAIDTWRRRERLDDRYQAIAHDLAASPSVDPAAWQPIDDDVLRLVFIACHPVIAREAQVALTLRMIGGLSTEEIARLFLVPVATIQQRIVRAKKTLTAAKVPFEVPDPSEWRARIGSVLGVVYLIFTEGYAATSGDTWMRTDLANEALRLGRVLAGLTPREPEVHALVALMELQASRFAARVRPDGTPILLADQDRARWDRAQIGRGRAALARADALGRGRGSYALQAAIAECHAIAPTIDDTDWARIVLLYEALGRLAPNPVVDLNRAVAVSMATGPASALRIVEGLAADGALRGSPLLPSVRGELLARLGRAEEARSEFVTAAGLTANTRERGVLLAKAAAL, from the coding sequence ATGGCCGACGTGCGGAGGACCGTTGAGGCGGTCTGGCGCATCGAGAGCGCCCGGATCGTCGCCACGCTCGCCAAGATGACCGGCGACGTGGCTCTGGCCGAGGACCTCGCCCAGGAGGCCGTCGTGGACGCGCTCCGGCAGTGGCCGGAGTCCGGCATCCCCGAGAACCCGGGTGCCTGGCTCACGGCCGTGGCCAAGCGCAAGGCGATCGACACCTGGCGGCGGCGCGAGCGCCTCGATGACAGGTACCAGGCGATCGCCCACGACCTGGCGGCGAGCCCGAGCGTGGATCCGGCTGCCTGGCAGCCGATCGACGACGATGTGCTGCGCCTGGTCTTCATCGCCTGCCACCCCGTCATCGCCCGCGAAGCCCAGGTGGCGTTGACGCTGCGCATGATCGGCGGCCTCAGCACCGAGGAGATCGCGCGGTTGTTCCTGGTGCCGGTCGCCACCATCCAGCAGCGCATCGTGCGGGCCAAGAAGACCCTTACCGCCGCGAAGGTGCCGTTCGAGGTGCCGGACCCGAGCGAGTGGCGGGCCCGGATCGGCTCGGTGCTCGGCGTGGTCTACCTCATCTTCACCGAGGGCTACGCGGCCACATCCGGCGACACCTGGATGCGCACCGATCTCGCGAATGAGGCGCTCCGGCTGGGCCGGGTGCTGGCCGGTCTCACCCCGCGGGAGCCGGAGGTGCACGCGCTCGTGGCCCTGATGGAGCTGCAGGCATCCAGGTTCGCCGCCCGCGTGCGCCCGGATGGCACCCCCATCCTGCTGGCCGACCAGGACCGCGCCCGCTGGGATCGCGCGCAGATCGGTCGTGGCCGGGCGGCCCTCGCGCGGGCGGATGCGCTGGGCCGCGGTCGGGGCAGCTACGCGCTGCAGGCCGCGATCGCCGAGTGCCACGCCATCGCCCCGACCATCGACGACACCGACTGGGCCCGGATCGTGCTGCTCTACGAGGCCCTCGGCCGCCTCGCGCCGAACCCGGTCGTCGACCTCAACCGGGCCGTCGCGGTGTCGATGGCGACCGGGCCGGCATCCGCCCTGCGCATCGTGGAGGGCCTGGCCGCCGACGGCGCCCTGCGCGGCTCGCCGTTGCTGCCCAGCGTGCGGGGTGAGCTGCTGGCGCGGCTCGGCCGCGCCGAGGAGGCGCGCTCGGAGTTCGTCACGGCCGCGGGTCTCACCGCGAACACGCGGGAGCGCGGCGTCCTCCTCGCGAAGGCCGCCGCGCTCTGA
- a CDS encoding bifunctional proline dehydrogenase/L-glutamate gamma-semialdehyde dehydrogenase, with translation MTLLAAASASGASSPSTDSVDPDLSQEAIALVRRWLREASSVPVDASGAQLAGVLRDPQGLDFTVGFVDGVVRPEDLAVAARTLKSIAPRVPGFLPAALRGAVKVGGSMAPILPGVVVPIARAVLRNMVGHLIIDATETKLGPAIAKIKKDGVRLNVNLLGEAVLGAGEAGRRLEGTHRLLARDDIDYVSIKVSATVAPHNPWAFDRAVADIALELTPLFARAAAAPVPKFINLDMEEYKDLDLTIAVFTSILDRPEFLHLEAGIVLQAYLPDALAAMIRLQDWSAARRARGGAGIKVRLVKGANLPMEQVEASVHGWPLATWNTKQDSDTNYKRVVDYALHPERIRNVRLGVAGHNLFDVAYSWLLAGRRGVRAGIEYEMLLGMAQGQAEAVRREVGALLLYTPVVSPTEFDVAIAYLIRRLEEGASSDNFMSAVFELDENEALFAREQARFLASIAALDGRVPATHRVADRFAASPRPTDGAFANTPDTDPSVAANREWAQAILERVPASRLGLATVEDAGVNDPAELDRIVAATAAAGTAWGRLPGAERARLLHRVGEELELRRADFLEVMAAEAGKTIDQGDPEVSEAVDFAHYYADLARELDDVDGATFTPAALTLITPPWNFPVAIPAGGALAALAAGSSVILKPAALTARCGAIIAEAIWAAGVPADVLRFIQLDEDDLGARLVAHPQVDRVILTGAYETAELFRSFRPDLPLLAETSGKNAIIVTPSADLDLAVKDVVSSAFGHAGQKCSAASLVVLVGSVATSTRFRTQLLDAVSSLTVGYPEDPATQMGPIIEPAAGKLLAGLTTLGAGERWLLQPRRLDDTGRSWTPGVRDGVTRGSDCHRTEYFGPILGIMTAATLTEAIAIVNDVDYGLTSGLHSLDPGEIGQWLGSIQAGNLYVNRGITGAIVRRQPFGGWKKSAVGPGTKAGGPNYLIGLGSWSPATAETGADVTDPRVARLLAAARAELPAANAASIERAARSDAAAWAARFGCADDVSRLSIERNVFRYLPVDKPMLVRLAAGGTVGALARTVAAAALTGTHITVSSSTPLTARLASAIGAIADEVAVEDDEAWNRRVVDVGGGRLRLLGASATAVTAITAVTGGRPDLAIYANPATESGRIDLLPFLREQAVAITAHRFGTPNHLTDDLI, from the coding sequence ATGACCCTCCTCGCTGCAGCATCCGCTTCCGGTGCGTCCTCCCCTTCCACCGATTCCGTCGATCCCGATCTGAGCCAGGAGGCGATCGCCCTCGTGCGCCGGTGGCTGCGCGAGGCGTCGTCCGTCCCGGTCGACGCCTCCGGCGCCCAGCTGGCCGGAGTACTGAGGGACCCGCAGGGGCTCGATTTCACCGTCGGGTTCGTCGACGGCGTCGTGCGCCCCGAGGACCTCGCGGTGGCGGCCAGGACCCTGAAGTCGATCGCGCCGCGGGTGCCGGGCTTCCTCCCCGCCGCGCTGCGCGGAGCCGTCAAGGTCGGCGGCAGCATGGCACCGATCCTGCCCGGCGTGGTGGTGCCGATCGCCCGCGCGGTGCTGCGCAACATGGTCGGGCATCTGATCATCGACGCCACCGAGACCAAGCTCGGCCCGGCGATCGCGAAGATCAAGAAGGACGGCGTGCGGCTGAACGTCAACCTGCTCGGCGAGGCGGTGCTCGGCGCAGGCGAGGCCGGGCGCCGGCTCGAGGGCACGCACCGGCTGCTCGCTCGCGACGACATCGACTACGTCTCGATCAAGGTCTCCGCCACCGTCGCCCCGCACAACCCCTGGGCCTTCGACCGTGCTGTCGCCGACATCGCCCTGGAGCTCACCCCGCTCTTCGCCCGGGCGGCCGCCGCCCCTGTGCCGAAGTTCATCAACCTCGACATGGAGGAGTACAAGGACCTCGACCTCACCATCGCGGTCTTCACCAGCATCCTCGACCGGCCGGAGTTCCTCCACCTCGAGGCCGGCATCGTGCTGCAGGCCTACCTCCCCGACGCGCTGGCGGCGATGATCCGGCTGCAGGACTGGAGCGCCGCCCGGCGCGCCCGCGGCGGAGCCGGCATCAAGGTGCGGCTCGTGAAAGGCGCCAACCTGCCGATGGAGCAGGTCGAGGCGTCTGTGCACGGCTGGCCCCTGGCCACCTGGAACACCAAGCAGGACTCGGACACCAACTACAAGCGCGTGGTCGACTACGCCCTGCACCCCGAACGCATCCGCAATGTGCGCCTGGGCGTCGCCGGTCACAACCTCTTCGACGTCGCCTACTCCTGGCTGCTCGCGGGCCGCCGCGGCGTGCGCGCCGGCATCGAGTACGAGATGCTGCTCGGCATGGCGCAGGGCCAGGCCGAGGCCGTTCGCCGCGAGGTCGGTGCGCTGTTGCTCTATACGCCCGTCGTCTCGCCGACCGAATTCGATGTGGCGATCGCGTACCTCATCCGCCGCCTGGAGGAGGGCGCCTCCAGCGACAACTTCATGTCGGCGGTCTTCGAGCTGGACGAGAACGAGGCCCTGTTCGCGCGCGAGCAGGCGCGCTTCCTCGCCTCCATCGCCGCCCTCGACGGCCGGGTGCCGGCCACGCACCGGGTTGCCGACCGGTTCGCGGCCTCGCCGCGGCCCACGGATGGCGCGTTCGCGAACACTCCGGACACCGACCCGTCGGTCGCGGCGAACCGGGAGTGGGCGCAGGCGATCCTCGAACGGGTGCCCGCCTCCCGGCTCGGTCTGGCCACCGTCGAAGACGCCGGGGTGAACGACCCCGCCGAGCTCGACCGGATCGTGGCCGCCACCGCCGCGGCCGGCACCGCCTGGGGGCGGCTGCCCGGCGCCGAACGTGCCCGGCTGCTGCACCGCGTTGGCGAAGAACTCGAATTGCGTCGCGCCGACTTCCTCGAAGTGATGGCCGCCGAAGCGGGCAAAACCATCGACCAGGGCGACCCCGAGGTCTCGGAGGCCGTGGACTTCGCGCACTACTACGCCGACCTTGCCCGCGAACTCGACGACGTGGATGGCGCCACCTTCACCCCGGCCGCGCTCACCCTGATCACCCCGCCGTGGAACTTTCCCGTTGCCATCCCCGCCGGCGGCGCGCTCGCCGCCCTCGCCGCCGGGTCGAGCGTGATCCTCAAGCCGGCCGCGCTCACCGCCCGCTGCGGTGCGATCATCGCAGAGGCCATCTGGGCGGCCGGGGTGCCCGCCGATGTGCTGCGCTTCATCCAGCTGGACGAAGACGACCTCGGCGCCCGGCTCGTGGCGCACCCGCAGGTCGACAGGGTGATCCTCACCGGCGCCTACGAGACTGCCGAGCTGTTCCGCTCCTTCCGGCCCGACCTGCCGTTGCTCGCCGAGACCAGCGGTAAGAACGCGATCATCGTGACGCCGTCGGCCGACCTCGACCTCGCGGTCAAGGACGTGGTCTCCTCGGCGTTCGGTCACGCCGGGCAGAAGTGCTCTGCGGCTTCCCTCGTGGTTCTGGTCGGGTCGGTCGCAACCTCGACCCGGTTCCGCACCCAGCTGCTCGACGCGGTCTCCTCGCTCACGGTCGGCTACCCGGAGGACCCGGCCACCCAGATGGGCCCGATCATCGAACCGGCCGCCGGCAAGCTCCTCGCCGGCCTCACCACCCTGGGTGCCGGCGAACGGTGGCTGCTGCAGCCGCGTCGGCTCGACGACACCGGCCGCTCGTGGACGCCGGGCGTGCGCGACGGGGTCACCCGCGGCTCCGACTGCCACCGCACCGAGTACTTCGGCCCGATCCTGGGCATCATGACCGCCGCCACCCTCACCGAGGCGATCGCGATCGTCAACGACGTCGACTACGGGCTCACCTCGGGCCTGCACTCCCTCGACCCGGGCGAGATCGGCCAGTGGCTCGGCAGCATCCAGGCGGGCAACCTCTATGTGAACCGGGGCATCACCGGTGCCATCGTGCGCCGCCAGCCCTTCGGCGGTTGGAAGAAGTCCGCTGTGGGCCCCGGAACCAAGGCCGGCGGTCCGAACTACCTCATCGGCTTGGGCTCCTGGTCACCGGCCACGGCCGAGACGGGCGCGGACGTCACCGACCCGCGCGTCGCCCGGCTGCTCGCCGCGGCCCGTGCGGAGCTGCCCGCCGCCAACGCCGCCAGTATCGAGCGCGCCGCCCGCAGCGACGCGGCCGCCTGGGCCGCCAGGTTCGGATGCGCGGACGACGTCTCGCGACTGAGTATCGAGCGCAATGTGTTCCGCTACCTGCCCGTGGACAAGCCGATGCTGGTGCGCCTCGCCGCCGGCGGCACGGTCGGCGCGTTGGCCCGCACTGTCGCAGCAGCCGCGCTCACCGGCACGCACATCACGGTCTCGAGCAGCACGCCTCTCACGGCCAGGTTGGCGTCCGCCATCGGCGCGATCGCCGACGAGGTCGCCGTGGAAGACGACGAGGCCTGGAACCGGCGGGTGGTCGACGTCGGCGGCGGCCGGCTGCGGTTGCTCGGCGCGAGCGCCACCGCCGTCACGGCCATCACGGCCGTCACCGGCGGGCGGCCCGACCTCGCGATCTACGCCAATCCGGCCACGGAGTCCGGGCGGATCGACCTGCTGCCGTTCCTGCGCGAGCAGGCCGTGGCCATCACCGCGCACCGATTCGGCACGCCCAACCACCTCACCGACGACCTCATCTGA
- a CDS encoding 2,3-bisphosphoglycerate-dependent phosphoglycerate mutase, whose amino-acid sequence MTSRPSGGSLVLLRHGQSTANAAGLFTGILDPDLSASGADEARAAAALLQTHDLVPDAVLVSELRRAGRTAAIVAAALGLPASTVATDWRLNERNYGALTGRHKDDVRAEAGEAQFLAWRRSVDTAPPAMSDEQYAGFAAAALFRGLPARALTRTESLRDVMARVAEFHAERVLPLLADDRTVLVVAHGNSLRAYCAVLEHLDKTAIHRLNLPTGHPLVYQAGGRRYLDAPRAEAAALALTLDGGT is encoded by the coding sequence GTGACGAGCAGGCCGAGCGGCGGGTCCCTCGTTCTGCTGCGCCACGGCCAGAGCACCGCGAACGCCGCCGGCCTCTTCACGGGCATCCTCGACCCCGACCTGTCCGCATCGGGCGCCGACGAGGCTCGCGCCGCCGCCGCTCTGCTGCAGACCCACGACCTGGTGCCGGATGCCGTGCTCGTGTCCGAGCTGCGGCGCGCCGGCCGCACCGCGGCGATCGTCGCTGCCGCGCTGGGCCTGCCCGCGAGCACCGTGGCCACCGACTGGCGCCTGAACGAACGCAACTACGGCGCCCTCACCGGTCGGCACAAAGACGACGTGCGTGCCGAGGCCGGCGAGGCGCAGTTCCTTGCCTGGCGCCGCTCGGTCGATACCGCGCCGCCCGCCATGTCCGACGAGCAGTACGCCGGGTTCGCCGCAGCCGCCTTGTTCCGCGGCCTGCCCGCGCGGGCACTCACCCGCACCGAGTCACTGCGCGATGTGATGGCGCGGGTCGCCGAGTTCCACGCCGAGAGGGTGCTGCCGCTTCTCGCCGACGACCGCACGGTGCTCGTCGTCGCGCACGGCAACTCCCTGCGCGCGTACTGCGCCGTGCTCGAGCACCTCGACAAGACGGCCATCCACCGGCTCAACCTGCCCACCGGTCATCCGCTGGTGTACCAGGCCGGCGGCCGGCGCTACCTCGACGCCCCGCGCGCCGAGGCTGCAGCGCTCGCGCTCACGCTGGACGGCGGCACCTGA
- the crcB gene encoding fluoride efflux transporter CrcB produces MTPLLFVAVALAGGLGAALRLLIDGLVRARVRTTLPVGTLLINVVGSLLLGLITGLTLALWLPEAWHLVLGGGLMGGFTTFSTASVETVRLAQDRRSLSALVNGLGMLVLAVGCAFLGLWLGLRA; encoded by the coding sequence GTGACCCCTCTGCTTTTCGTGGCCGTCGCCCTGGCCGGCGGCCTCGGCGCCGCGCTGCGCCTCCTGATCGACGGCCTCGTGCGCGCCCGCGTGCGCACCACCCTGCCCGTCGGCACCCTGCTCATCAACGTAGTCGGCTCCCTGCTGCTGGGCCTGATCACGGGGCTCACGCTGGCCCTGTGGTTGCCTGAGGCCTGGCATCTGGTTCTCGGCGGCGGCCTGATGGGCGGCTTCACGACCTTCAGCACCGCCAGCGTCGAGACCGTGCGCCTGGCGCAGGACCGCCGCTCACTCTCGGCCCTGGTCAACGGGTTGGGGATGCTCGTCCTCGCGGTGGGCTGCGCGTTCCTCGGCCTCTGGCTGGGTCTTCGCGCCTAG
- a CDS encoding DUF4097 family beta strand repeat-containing protein: MPTYPTPAPIDLAINLPVGAIDVIASDRADTVVTVLPTNPAKPVDRRGAEETRVEFDGRRLTITGPKPRFSWIGPTESVDVTIELPTGSRLTAEIAAGSMRSLGALGATRIKSSTGPVEVDATGDLWLRAGHGNVTLGTADGSIEITADHGQIRVGTVTGDSILKASHGSIQVGESGGDLDAKLSYGDLEITTALASVSAKTAYGSMQLRDVSSGSIQVESGFGQVTIGVRQGVPAWLDLASKDGHVRNQLGADSAPDPSEQTVVVRARTQWGDITVQRAH, encoded by the coding sequence ATGCCTACTTACCCCACCCCCGCCCCCATCGACCTGGCCATCAACCTGCCGGTCGGTGCCATCGACGTCATCGCCAGTGACCGGGCCGACACCGTCGTGACTGTCTTACCGACCAACCCGGCGAAGCCCGTCGACCGCCGCGGCGCCGAGGAGACCAGAGTCGAGTTCGACGGCCGGCGGCTCACCATCACCGGACCGAAGCCGCGCTTCAGCTGGATCGGGCCGACCGAGTCGGTGGATGTGACCATTGAGCTGCCGACGGGCTCGCGGCTCACCGCCGAGATCGCCGCCGGCAGCATGCGCTCCCTCGGCGCCCTCGGCGCCACCCGTATCAAGAGCTCGACCGGCCCCGTCGAGGTCGACGCCACAGGCGACCTCTGGCTGCGGGCCGGCCACGGCAACGTGACCCTGGGCACGGCCGACGGCTCGATCGAGATCACAGCCGACCACGGTCAGATCCGGGTCGGCACCGTGACCGGAGACTCGATCCTCAAGGCCTCGCACGGCAGCATCCAGGTCGGCGAATCCGGCGGTGACCTCGACGCCAAGCTGTCCTACGGCGACCTCGAGATCACCACGGCCCTCGCCTCCGTCTCAGCCAAGACCGCGTACGGCAGCATGCAACTGCGTGACGTCTCGAGCGGCTCCATCCAGGTCGAGAGCGGTTTCGGACAGGTCACCATCGGGGTGCGGCAAGGCGTGCCCGCCTGGCTCGACCTGGCCTCGAAAGACGGCCACGTGCGCAACCAGCTCGGCGCCGACAGCGCCCCTGACCCGTCCGAACAGACCGTCGTCGTGCGCGCCCGCACCCAGTGGGGCGACATCACCGTGCAGCGCGCGCACTGA
- a CDS encoding CrcB family protein — protein sequence MGAPTRPVHLRWRALALVFAGGTVGTALREILAISVPPVAGVAVVIVAINIVGAFLLGLLLETLARRGPDEGRRRQLRLLLGTGVLGGFTTYSALATDTSLLLADNRLGTALLYALGTVIVGAAASWAGIGAAGALHRRRPRRGGAAAS from the coding sequence ATGGGCGCGCCCACCCGACCGGTGCACCTGCGCTGGCGCGCCCTCGCCCTCGTCTTCGCGGGCGGCACCGTGGGCACCGCGCTGCGGGAGATCTTGGCGATCTCGGTGCCTCCCGTGGCGGGGGTCGCCGTGGTCATCGTGGCCATCAACATCGTCGGAGCGTTCTTGCTCGGCCTGTTGCTGGAAACCCTGGCCCGCCGCGGCCCCGATGAGGGTCGGCGCCGGCAGCTGCGCCTGCTGCTGGGCACCGGGGTGCTCGGCGGCTTCACGACCTACAGCGCCCTGGCCACCGACACCAGCCTGCTGCTGGCCGACAACCGGCTGGGCACGGCCCTGCTGTATGCCCTGGGCACCGTCATCGTCGGCGCGGCCGCCTCCTGGGCCGGCATCGGCGCGGCCGGCGCCCTGCACCGTCGGCGACCGCGCCGCGGCGGGGCGGCCGCCTCGTGA
- a CDS encoding ABC transporter permease, giving the protein MTTIAPQRQSVPVARRQSHVLADSITMLRRNLLHMVRYPGLSMFTIVGPVVALLLFVYVFGGTLGAGLPGVDPAAGRNAYLAYVMPGILAITIAGTAGGTATTVSMDMTEGITARFRTMAISRTAVLAGHVIGNTIQAIIAVVLVLAVGLLIGFRPTAGPIQWLAFAGLIVFISYSISWLAVGMGMQSKSVETASNLPLLLTLLPLLGSGFVPTDSMPQWMQWFADYQPFTPFIETIRGLLLGTPLGWSPVFAIAWCIVIAVGGFVWSMALYERKSVR; this is encoded by the coding sequence ATGACCACCATCGCCCCCCAGCGCCAGAGTGTGCCGGTTGCCCGCCGTCAGTCGCACGTCCTGGCCGACTCGATCACCATGCTGCGCCGCAATCTGCTGCACATGGTGCGCTATCCGGGCCTGTCGATGTTCACCATCGTGGGACCGGTGGTTGCCCTGCTGCTGTTCGTGTACGTCTTCGGCGGCACCCTCGGTGCCGGGCTGCCCGGTGTGGACCCGGCGGCCGGACGGAACGCCTACCTCGCCTACGTCATGCCCGGCATCCTGGCCATCACCATCGCGGGCACCGCCGGCGGCACGGCGACCACGGTCTCGATGGACATGACCGAGGGCATCACCGCCCGGTTCCGCACCATGGCCATCTCCCGCACGGCGGTGCTGGCCGGGCACGTGATCGGCAACACCATCCAGGCGATCATCGCGGTCGTCCTCGTTCTCGCGGTAGGCCTGTTGATCGGCTTCCGTCCCACCGCCGGCCCGATCCAGTGGCTCGCCTTCGCCGGGTTGATCGTTTTCATCTCCTATTCGATCAGTTGGCTGGCGGTGGGCATGGGCATGCAATCGAAATCGGTTGAGACGGCGAGCAACCTGCCGCTCTTGCTCACCCTCCTGCCGCTGCTCGGCAGTGGATTCGTGCCGACCGACTCGATGCCGCAGTGGATGCAGTGGTTTGCGGACTACCAGCCGTTCACCCCGTTCATCGAAACTATCCGGGGGCTGCTGCTCGGTACCCCGCTCGGCTGGAGCCCGGTGTTCGCGATCGCCTGGTGCATCGTGATCGCGGTGGGTGGGTTTGTCTGGTCGATGGCCCTGTACGAGCGCAAATCGGTGCGCTGA